In the Oncorhynchus tshawytscha isolate Ot180627B linkage group LG17, Otsh_v2.0, whole genome shotgun sequence genome, one interval contains:
- the LOC112216969 gene encoding uncharacterized protein LOC112216969 isoform X2 — translation MASIFEPCNLFTVAMIQPVLLLLLLAARFSPVFGTEISVLEGTSVTLVCRFPSEKNYILYTTLSETSPCKRWSCCNPIAVTTIPTITQENKYRCITGVEMVNFTILNLQPADSGNYCCSAAISTGLNKPSEFYSLRVVKGHTGCNRDLLDGLEFLGNDIENHPITIQSASQCRQECTNIDKCQYFTFSWEETEMRNKCSLKASTGDLLNSRITIQRLQNATSGYSLKNCSGKDYLHYINKSKSWINAMEFCRSRGSKSNLVHITNQTVHVDVTQLIANVELACGGVWIGLERSIFEWNAPWLWTSGDVDKVVKYSEWHSCFPLNPINYHCGKMVRVGNGELKWLDASCHQELPFICQDVLTDLH, via the exons ATGGCTTCTATCTTTGAACCATGTAATCTCTTCACAGTGGCCATGATACAGCCAGTACTTCTACTCCTGCTACTGG CAGCCAGGTTCTCACCAGTGTTTGGGACTGAGATATCAGTACTGGAGGGAACCTCTGTGACCCTTGTCTGCAGATTTCCCAGTGAGAAGAATTACATACTTTATACAACCTTGAGTGAAACCAGTCCTTGCAAAAGGTGGTCCTGTTGTAATCCCATAGCTGTGACAACAATACCTACCATCACACAAGAAAACAAATACAGATGTATAACTGGAGTTGAGATGGTGAACTTCACCATTTTAAACCTTCAGCCTGCAGACAGTGGGAACTACTGTTGCAGCGCAGCGATCTCTACAGGGTTAAATAAACCTTCAGAATTCTACAGCCTGAGGGTAGTGAAAG GTCACACAGGTTGCAACAGGGATCTACTGGACGGATTGGAATTTCTGGGCAACGATATTGAGAATCATCCAATCACAATCCAAAGTGCAAGTCAGTGCAGACAGGAATGCACCAATATTGACAAGTGCCAGTACTTCACATTCAGTTGGGAGGAGACAGAAATGAG AAACAAATGTTCCTTGAAGGCCTCAACTGGTGATCTGTTGAACTCAAGAATTACAATACAGCGCCTCCAAAATGCAACCTCGGGCTATTCCCTGAAAAACTGCAGTGGTAAAG ATTATCTGCACTACATCAACAAGTCCAAGAGCTGGATCAATGCCATGGAGTTCTGCAGAAGCCGTGGCTCCAAGTCCAACCTGGTGCACATCACCAACCAGACTGTGCATGTTGACGTGACCCAGCTCATTGCCAATGTGGAGCTGGCATGTGGGGGGGTGTGGATTGGTCTGGAGCGGTCCATCTTTGAGTGGAACGCCCCCTGGCTGTGGACCAGTGGTGATGTTGATAAGGTGGTGAAGTACAGCGAGTGGCATAGTTGCTTCCCCCTCAACCCCATTAATTACCACTGTGGTAAGATGGTCCGGGTTGGTAACGGAGAACTGAAGTGGCTGGATGCTTCCTGTCATCAGGAATTACCCTTCATATGTCAAG ATGTTTTAACAGATCTCCACTAG
- the LOC112216969 gene encoding uncharacterized protein LOC112216969 isoform X3: MASIFEPCNLFTVAMIQPVLLLLLLAARFSPVFGTEISVLEGTSVTLVCRFPSEKNYILYTTLSETSPCKRWSCCNPIAVTTIPTITQENKYRCITGVEMVNFTILNLQPADSGNYCCSAAISTGLNKPSEFYSLRVVKGHTGCNRDLLDGLEFLGNDIENHPITIQSASQCRQECTNIDKCQYFTFSWEETEMRNKCSLKASTGDLLNSRITIQRLQNATSGYSLKNCSGKDYLHYINKSKSWINAMEFCRSRGSKSNLVHITNQTVHVDVTQLIANVELACGGVWIGLERSIFEWNAPWLWTSGDVDKVVKYSEWHSCFPLNPINYHCGKMVRVGNGELKWLDASCHQELPFICQDLH; this comes from the exons ATGGCTTCTATCTTTGAACCATGTAATCTCTTCACAGTGGCCATGATACAGCCAGTACTTCTACTCCTGCTACTGG CAGCCAGGTTCTCACCAGTGTTTGGGACTGAGATATCAGTACTGGAGGGAACCTCTGTGACCCTTGTCTGCAGATTTCCCAGTGAGAAGAATTACATACTTTATACAACCTTGAGTGAAACCAGTCCTTGCAAAAGGTGGTCCTGTTGTAATCCCATAGCTGTGACAACAATACCTACCATCACACAAGAAAACAAATACAGATGTATAACTGGAGTTGAGATGGTGAACTTCACCATTTTAAACCTTCAGCCTGCAGACAGTGGGAACTACTGTTGCAGCGCAGCGATCTCTACAGGGTTAAATAAACCTTCAGAATTCTACAGCCTGAGGGTAGTGAAAG GTCACACAGGTTGCAACAGGGATCTACTGGACGGATTGGAATTTCTGGGCAACGATATTGAGAATCATCCAATCACAATCCAAAGTGCAAGTCAGTGCAGACAGGAATGCACCAATATTGACAAGTGCCAGTACTTCACATTCAGTTGGGAGGAGACAGAAATGAG AAACAAATGTTCCTTGAAGGCCTCAACTGGTGATCTGTTGAACTCAAGAATTACAATACAGCGCCTCCAAAATGCAACCTCGGGCTATTCCCTGAAAAACTGCAGTGGTAAAG ATTATCTGCACTACATCAACAAGTCCAAGAGCTGGATCAATGCCATGGAGTTCTGCAGAAGCCGTGGCTCCAAGTCCAACCTGGTGCACATCACCAACCAGACTGTGCATGTTGACGTGACCCAGCTCATTGCCAATGTGGAGCTGGCATGTGGGGGGGTGTGGATTGGTCTGGAGCGGTCCATCTTTGAGTGGAACGCCCCCTGGCTGTGGACCAGTGGTGATGTTGATAAGGTGGTGAAGTACAGCGAGTGGCATAGTTGCTTCCCCCTCAACCCCATTAATTACCACTGTGGTAAGATGGTCCGGGTTGGTAACGGAGAACTGAAGTGGCTGGATGCTTCCTGTCATCAGGAATTACCCTTCATATGTCAAG ATCTCCACTAG
- the LOC112216969 gene encoding uncharacterized protein LOC112216969 isoform X1 — protein sequence MASIFEPCNLFTVAMIQPVLLLLLLAARFSPVFGTEISVLEGTSVTLVCRFPSEKNYILYTTLSETSPCKRWSCCNPIAVTTIPTITQENKYRCITGVEMVNFTILNLQPADSGNYCCSAAISTGLNKPSEFYSLRVVKGHTGCNRDLLDGLEFLGNDIENHPITIQSASQCRQECTNIDKCQYFTFSWEETEMRNKCSLKASTGDLLNSRITIQRLQNATSGYSLKNCSGKDYLHYINKSKSWINAMEFCRSRGSKSNLVHITNQTVHVDVTQLIANVELACGGVWIGLERSIFEWNAPWLWTSGDVDKVVKYSEWHSCFPLNPINYHCGKMVRVGNGELKWLDASCHQELPFICQGTLLNFGAPILGLVLRGGIFKTLQIDKYYIELSWFTAE from the exons ATGGCTTCTATCTTTGAACCATGTAATCTCTTCACAGTGGCCATGATACAGCCAGTACTTCTACTCCTGCTACTGG CAGCCAGGTTCTCACCAGTGTTTGGGACTGAGATATCAGTACTGGAGGGAACCTCTGTGACCCTTGTCTGCAGATTTCCCAGTGAGAAGAATTACATACTTTATACAACCTTGAGTGAAACCAGTCCTTGCAAAAGGTGGTCCTGTTGTAATCCCATAGCTGTGACAACAATACCTACCATCACACAAGAAAACAAATACAGATGTATAACTGGAGTTGAGATGGTGAACTTCACCATTTTAAACCTTCAGCCTGCAGACAGTGGGAACTACTGTTGCAGCGCAGCGATCTCTACAGGGTTAAATAAACCTTCAGAATTCTACAGCCTGAGGGTAGTGAAAG GTCACACAGGTTGCAACAGGGATCTACTGGACGGATTGGAATTTCTGGGCAACGATATTGAGAATCATCCAATCACAATCCAAAGTGCAAGTCAGTGCAGACAGGAATGCACCAATATTGACAAGTGCCAGTACTTCACATTCAGTTGGGAGGAGACAGAAATGAG AAACAAATGTTCCTTGAAGGCCTCAACTGGTGATCTGTTGAACTCAAGAATTACAATACAGCGCCTCCAAAATGCAACCTCGGGCTATTCCCTGAAAAACTGCAGTGGTAAAG ATTATCTGCACTACATCAACAAGTCCAAGAGCTGGATCAATGCCATGGAGTTCTGCAGAAGCCGTGGCTCCAAGTCCAACCTGGTGCACATCACCAACCAGACTGTGCATGTTGACGTGACCCAGCTCATTGCCAATGTGGAGCTGGCATGTGGGGGGGTGTGGATTGGTCTGGAGCGGTCCATCTTTGAGTGGAACGCCCCCTGGCTGTGGACCAGTGGTGATGTTGATAAGGTGGTGAAGTACAGCGAGTGGCATAGTTGCTTCCCCCTCAACCCCATTAATTACCACTGTGGTAAGATGGTCCGGGTTGGTAACGGAGAACTGAAGTGGCTGGATGCTTCCTGTCATCAGGAATTACCCTTCATATGTCAAGGTACATTGCTCAACTTTGGAGCTCCTATTTTAGGGCTTGTTCTGCGAGGTGGGATATTCAAAACGCTGCAGATAGACAAATATTACATAGAACTGTCATGGTTTACTGCAGAATAG
- the LOC112217187 gene encoding rheacalcin-2-like codes for MGQGSLTWEGAQTACRANGDDLASILTQEDYTAFQSIKETQQYDMWIGLYWKTSTRMWQWSNGDLFPYCVSEPQLGASNCCSLTRQGHGQTEHASLDKIDCSLKRPFLCTGKKRIKQTIVRMSLKSISGADLNDPVVKEQMLEQIRKELAKNGNFIQGLSWRELPNGDVFRKTVELGSPEEGQCGSG; via the exons ATGGGTCAAGGTTCATTGACGTGGGAGGGGGCACAGACGGCTTGCCGAGCCAATGGAGATGACTTAGCGAGCATCCTCACCCAAGAGGATTACACAGCATTCCAAAGCATAAAAGAGACACAGCAGTATGATATGTGGATCGGACTCTACTGGAAGACTTCTACCAGAATGTGGCAGTGGTCCAATGGGGACCTCTTCCCATACTGTGTGTCTGAGCCTCAACTGGGTGCTAGTAACTGCTGCTCCCTGACCCGTCAGGGCCATGGACAGACTGAACACGCTTCCCTGGACAAGATAGACTGCTCTCTGAAGAGGCCGTTCCTTTGCACTGGAA AAAAGAGAATCAAGCAGACCATTGTAAGGATGTCTCTGAAATCTATCTCAGGAGCTGACCTCAATGACCCAGTGGTAAAGGAACAGATGttggagcag ATCAGAAAGGAGTTGGCTAAGAACGGGAACTTTATCCAAGGCTTAAGCTGGAGAGAACTGCCCAATGGGGATGTTTTTCGCAAAACAGTTGAACTTGGAAGCCCTGAAGAAG GTCAGTGTGGGTCTGGATGA